Proteins from a genomic interval of Candidatus Eisenbacteria bacterium:
- a CDS encoding DUF2252 domain-containing protein: MRLGSPLPSRESRIERGKTLRTKIPRADHAAWKPGAKRPDPVRLLKQSSEGRVPELIPIRYGRMLVSPFTFYRGAALHMAADLASMPATGLRVQACGDCHLMNFGAFATPERRVIFDINDLDETLPAPWEWDLKRLTVSFVLAARDNGLSTGQARDMAVECAQSYREKMAEFADLRALEVWYASIDIDTLATKVSDRKTQKRLQDRMKEGLARRVAEHDFPKLVSTEGGTPVIRDNPPLIYHMREHMREGYAETLRQAFTSYRESLPEHRRVLLDRYRIQDIALKVVGVGSVGRACGILLLMADESDPLFLQVKEAAASVLEPYAGASRHQNHGQRVVYGCHLMQSASDLFLGWTEGQRGRHFYIRQLRDVKIGAMVETFGPQTLREYADVCGWALARAHARSGDPCGIAGYLGKGDVFDQAVADFSMTYADQVERDYQVLTKAVRAGKLPVERGA; the protein is encoded by the coding sequence GTGCGGCTTGGATCGCCACTTCCCTCCAGGGAGAGCCGCATCGAGCGGGGGAAAACCCTTCGAACGAAGATCCCCCGCGCGGATCATGCGGCCTGGAAGCCCGGTGCGAAGCGTCCCGACCCCGTTCGGCTCTTGAAGCAGTCGAGCGAGGGGCGCGTGCCCGAGCTGATCCCGATCCGCTACGGTCGCATGCTGGTCTCTCCGTTCACGTTCTACCGCGGCGCGGCGCTGCACATGGCGGCCGACCTGGCCTCGATGCCCGCCACCGGGCTTCGCGTGCAGGCGTGCGGGGATTGCCATCTCATGAACTTCGGTGCGTTCGCCACCCCCGAGCGCCGGGTCATCTTCGACATCAACGATCTCGACGAGACGCTCCCGGCCCCCTGGGAATGGGACCTCAAGCGGCTGACGGTCAGCTTCGTGCTCGCGGCGCGCGACAACGGACTCTCGACGGGTCAGGCGAGGGACATGGCGGTGGAGTGCGCCCAGTCCTATCGCGAGAAGATGGCGGAGTTCGCGGACTTGCGCGCGCTCGAGGTCTGGTACGCGAGCATCGACATCGACACGCTGGCCACGAAGGTGTCGGACAGGAAGACGCAGAAGAGGCTGCAGGACCGAATGAAGGAGGGGCTCGCCCGGCGCGTGGCCGAGCACGACTTCCCGAAGCTCGTCTCCACCGAAGGCGGGACCCCGGTCATCCGGGACAATCCGCCGCTCATCTATCACATGCGCGAGCACATGCGGGAAGGCTATGCCGAGACGTTGCGGCAGGCATTCACCTCGTACCGGGAGTCCTTGCCGGAGCACCGGCGCGTCCTCCTGGACCGATACCGCATCCAGGACATCGCGCTCAAGGTCGTGGGCGTCGGGAGCGTGGGCAGGGCCTGCGGGATCCTGCTCCTCATGGCCGACGAATCGGATCCCCTCTTCCTTCAGGTCAAGGAGGCCGCGGCTTCCGTCCTGGAGCCGTACGCGGGGGCGAGCCGCCATCAGAATCACGGCCAGCGCGTCGTGTACGGATGTCACCTGATGCAGTCCGCGAGCGATCTGTTCCTGGGGTGGACGGAGGGTCAGAGGGGCCGCCACTTCTACATCCGCCAGCTGCGCGACGTGAAGATCGGCGCCATGGTGGAGACGTTCGGCCCTCAGACCCTGCGTGAATACGCGGATGTGTGCGGCTGGGCTCTGGCGCGGGCGCACGCGCGCTCCGGCGACCCGTGCGGGATCGCGGGGTACCTCGGAAAGGGGGACGTCTTCGACCAGGCCGTCGCGGACTTCTCCATGACGTATGCCGACCAGGTCGAGCGCGACTACCAGGTGCTGACGAAGGCGGTGCGCGCGGGGAAATTGCCGGTCGAGCGCGGAGCCTGA